From the genome of Halorussus caseinilyticus, one region includes:
- a CDS encoding DUF302 domain-containing protein, with amino-acid sequence MSLPIDPTALESDDIGEKRATLEMDHEQAVEHVREAFTDAGFGVATEFSASDMLAEKIGADRDPYYVLGACNPNMANRALDASDNRIGALFPCNVVVWQEEPGRQTVYHVSIMKVARLAGMAPDDDEWEQIVEDTGEFVDEAWANLDTA; translated from the coding sequence ATGAGTCTTCCAATAGACCCCACTGCGCTCGAAAGTGACGACATCGGCGAGAAGCGCGCGACCCTCGAAATGGACCACGAGCAAGCGGTCGAACACGTCCGCGAGGCGTTCACCGACGCCGGATTCGGTGTCGCCACCGAGTTCTCGGCTTCCGACATGCTCGCGGAGAAAATCGGCGCGGACCGCGACCCCTACTACGTGTTGGGCGCGTGCAATCCCAACATGGCGAACCGAGCGCTCGATGCGAGCGACAACCGAATCGGCGCGCTGTTCCCGTGTAACGTGGTCGTCTGGCAGGAAGAACCCGGCCGACAGACCGTCTACCACGTCAGCATCATGAAGGTCGCGCGACTCGCGGGAATGGCCCCCGACGACGACGAGTGGGAGCAAATCGTCGAGGACACCGGCGAGTTCGTAGACGAGGCGTGGGCGAACCTCGATACCGCGTAA
- the nreA gene encoding DNA repair protein NreA — MRLDEYIEGLGPDETDRKRRLAEEKSYEILDYVDDFQDRFSEVAQGDSLVGSTSPSVFVGRSNYPNVSTGILSPVGEEDRASEFTTSSDWYERGLDIDNVLQYRTGLLNSNHAANVDNVDDVWDGFVGTQREVAIADRPVDVEIGLSDSLDLDVDVDAIATPTGPSARATSADLTENPHVPRPVKKTLEDDDWQAQGAMTYLYRRGFDVYEINDILSAGALGRGQNRRLVPTRWSITAVDDTIGQYLRGQVQTNPSVDETQVWVNEYLGNRYWVVLTPGQWEYELVEMKAPGSVWNQDPNGETWMASAHEGYEGRTGYVEETAGAYYASRLAALEHLESVGRQAKCLVLREVSDDYWAPVGVWQIRESVRNAFDGEYGEAETFHGAVREIAPQLPVSLAALRRKSHMLSGLQANLADFS; from the coding sequence ATGCGTCTCGACGAGTACATCGAGGGCCTCGGCCCGGACGAGACCGACCGCAAGCGCCGTCTCGCCGAGGAGAAGTCCTACGAGATTCTCGACTACGTGGACGACTTCCAAGACCGCTTCTCGGAGGTCGCGCAGGGCGACTCGCTGGTCGGTAGCACCTCGCCGTCGGTGTTCGTCGGGCGGTCGAACTACCCGAACGTCTCGACGGGCATCCTCTCGCCCGTCGGCGAGGAGGACCGCGCCTCGGAGTTCACCACGAGTAGCGACTGGTACGAGCGCGGCCTCGACATCGACAACGTGCTTCAGTACCGGACCGGCCTGCTGAACTCGAACCACGCCGCGAACGTGGACAACGTGGACGACGTGTGGGACGGGTTCGTCGGCACCCAGCGCGAGGTCGCCATCGCCGACCGGCCGGTGGACGTGGAAATCGGTCTCTCGGACTCGCTGGACCTCGACGTGGACGTGGACGCGATTGCGACCCCGACCGGTCCCTCGGCGCGCGCCACCTCCGCGGACCTGACCGAGAACCCACACGTCCCGCGCCCGGTGAAAAAGACCCTCGAAGACGACGACTGGCAAGCCCAAGGCGCGATGACCTACCTCTACCGTCGCGGGTTCGACGTGTACGAAATCAACGACATCCTCTCGGCGGGCGCGCTCGGCCGCGGCCAGAATCGCCGACTCGTCCCGACGCGGTGGTCCATCACCGCGGTAGACGACACTATCGGGCAGTATCTCCGGGGACAGGTTCAGACCAACCCGAGCGTGGACGAGACGCAGGTGTGGGTCAACGAGTACCTCGGCAACCGCTACTGGGTCGTCCTCACGCCGGGCCAGTGGGAGTACGAACTCGTGGAGATGAAGGCTCCGGGGAGCGTCTGGAATCAGGACCCCAACGGCGAGACGTGGATGGCGAGCGCCCACGAGGGCTACGAGGGCCGGACCGGGTACGTCGAGGAGACCGCCGGGGCCTACTACGCCTCCCGACTCGCGGCCCTCGAACACCTCGAATCCGTCGGGCGGCAGGCCAAGTGCCTCGTCCTCCGGGAGGTCTCGGACGACTACTGGGCACCGGTCGGCGTCTGGCAGATACGCGAGAGCGTCCGCAACGCCTTCGACGGCGAGTACGGCGAGGCCGAGACGTTCCACGGCGCGGTCCGAGAAATCGCGCCACAGCTACCGGTCTCGCTCGCGGCCCTCCGGCGCAAGTCCCACATGCTCTCGGGACTGCAAGCGAACCTCGCGGACTTCTCGTGA
- the solA gene encoding N-methyl-L-tryptophan oxidase has product MDDEPTAETAEDRRYDAIVVGVGGMGSAAAYHLADRGADVLGLERYDVPHTRGSSHGYTRIIRLAYYEHPSYVPLLRSAYEQWASLGDEYGQRLVHETGSVAVGPADSDIFEGARRACREHELDHDVLSGAELNDRFPGYDVPEEFRAVFQPRGGYLVPEECIVAHVEGAQARGAEIRARTQVADWRPLDDGGVEVEAESALPGADGTTTYEADSLVVAAGAWTGKLLPDLAPVLEPERQVLGWFQPDSPDRFAPEEFPVFSMRCNEGYFYGFPIHGVPGFKVGKYNHRREAVDPDEMDREPNATDERILREYADDYFADAAGPTMRLSTCMFTNTPDERFVIDTHPDHPQVTVAAGFSGHGFKFSSVVGSVVADLVADGETDHPIDQFGIDRFSNLDIV; this is encoded by the coding sequence ATGGACGACGAACCGACTGCCGAGACTGCCGAGGACCGCCGCTACGACGCCATCGTCGTGGGCGTCGGCGGGATGGGAAGCGCCGCGGCGTACCACCTCGCGGACCGCGGCGCGGACGTACTGGGTCTCGAACGCTACGACGTGCCCCACACGCGGGGGTCCTCGCACGGCTACACCCGAATCATCCGGTTGGCGTACTACGAGCATCCGTCGTACGTCCCGCTCCTGCGGTCGGCCTACGAACAGTGGGCGTCGCTCGGCGACGAGTACGGCCAGCGACTCGTCCACGAGACCGGGTCGGTCGCGGTCGGTCCCGCGGACAGCGACATCTTCGAGGGCGCGCGCCGGGCCTGCCGGGAACACGAACTCGACCACGACGTGCTGTCGGGCGCGGAACTCAACGACCGATTCCCCGGCTACGACGTGCCCGAGGAGTTCCGCGCCGTGTTCCAGCCCCGCGGGGGGTACCTCGTCCCCGAGGAGTGCATCGTCGCGCACGTCGAGGGCGCGCAGGCCCGCGGTGCCGAGATTCGCGCCCGGACGCAGGTCGCAGACTGGCGGCCGCTCGACGACGGCGGCGTCGAAGTCGAGGCGGAGTCGGCGCTCCCCGGGGCCGACGGAACCACGACCTACGAGGCCGACTCGCTGGTGGTCGCGGCGGGCGCGTGGACCGGGAAGCTCCTGCCGGACCTCGCGCCGGTGTTGGAACCCGAGCGGCAGGTCCTCGGGTGGTTCCAACCCGACTCGCCCGACCGATTCGCGCCCGAGGAGTTCCCGGTGTTCTCGATGCGGTGTAACGAGGGGTACTTCTACGGCTTCCCGATTCACGGCGTCCCCGGATTCAAAGTCGGCAAGTACAACCACCGCCGCGAGGCGGTGGACCCCGACGAGATGGACCGGGAACCGAACGCCACCGACGAGCGGATTCTCCGGGAGTACGCCGACGACTACTTCGCGGACGCCGCGGGACCGACGATGCGCCTCTCGACCTGCATGTTCACGAACACGCCCGACGAGCGATTCGTCATCGACACTCACCCCGACCACCCGCAGGTGACGGTCGCGGCCGGGTTCTCGGGCCACGGCTTCAAGTTCTCCAGCGTGGTGGGGTCGGTCGTCGCGGACTTGGTGGCGGACGGCGAGACAGACCACCCCATCGACCAGTTCGGCATCGACCGTTTTAGCAACCTAGATATTGTTTAG
- a CDS encoding type II secretion system protein → MTASPVSGRAAGLLPRLLAGLLVRLARLWPRSVETGDDLRRALAYLDADVDAETTVRAGYGTAGVVGVAGVLAVAIAPGRLRFLVATAALALAGGVSHAARRGPVALATARRTAALGAAPALVARAVLRMRVEPASERAAAFAASGEERLAADLREHVRRAAGTPQSGLASFGAAWAEWNPPLRRAVLLVESAADAPAGERETTLDRAMTAMLDGTRDRMAEFAEEVRGPATALYAFGVLLPLALVAVLPAARVAGVALSVPALVALYDLGLPAVLVAGGAWLLVRRPAAFPPPEVSREHPEVPDRRWPTVVAGAGAGVLAVVATAPFPGWTRWPAVVGGAVGAGLVVRFRPVKRVRDDARAVENHLTDALYLVGRRVSDGASVEAAVEDAAPEVAGRTGETLAAAAGVQRRLRVGVREAFLGDHGALADVPSQQARSAAALLAVAAREGRPAGRAVVSMADHVDDLQRVEREARRELASVTGTLRNTAAVFGPLVGGATIALADGMARGTLGEPLPTAALGLAVGGYVLLLAAILTALATGLERGFDRALVGYRVGVALLSAVGSFFAGFVGVGFAA, encoded by the coding sequence GTGACGGCGAGTCCGGTGTCCGGTCGCGCCGCCGGTCTGCTCCCCCGTCTCCTCGCCGGACTCCTCGTCCGCCTCGCGCGACTTTGGCCGCGGTCGGTCGAGACCGGCGACGACCTCCGGCGGGCGCTCGCGTACCTCGACGCCGACGTGGACGCCGAGACGACGGTTCGGGCGGGGTACGGGACCGCCGGGGTCGTCGGAGTCGCCGGAGTTCTCGCGGTGGCGATTGCGCCCGGCAGACTCCGATTTCTGGTCGCAACTGCGGCCCTCGCGCTGGCGGGCGGTGTCTCCCACGCCGCCCGCCGTGGGCCGGTCGCGCTGGCGACTGCGCGTCGGACCGCCGCGCTCGGGGCCGCGCCCGCGCTCGTCGCGCGGGCGGTCCTGCGGATGCGCGTCGAACCCGCGAGCGAGCGCGCGGCGGCGTTCGCGGCCAGCGGGGAGGAACGACTCGCGGCCGACCTCCGGGAACACGTCCGGCGGGCCGCCGGGACTCCGCAGTCGGGTCTGGCGTCGTTCGGCGCGGCGTGGGCCGAGTGGAACCCGCCGCTCCGCCGGGCCGTCCTGCTCGTGGAGTCGGCGGCCGACGCCCCGGCGGGCGAGCGCGAGACCACGCTGGACCGGGCGATGACGGCGATGCTGGACGGGACGCGCGACCGGATGGCCGAGTTCGCCGAGGAGGTCCGGGGACCCGCGACGGCGCTCTACGCCTTCGGCGTCCTGCTTCCGCTCGCGCTGGTCGCGGTCCTGCCCGCGGCGCGGGTTGCGGGCGTCGCGCTCTCGGTTCCCGCGCTGGTGGCGCTCTACGACCTCGGTCTGCCCGCGGTGCTGGTCGCTGGCGGCGCGTGGTTGCTGGTCCGGCGACCCGCGGCGTTCCCGCCGCCGGAGGTGTCTCGGGAGCATCCCGAGGTGCCCGACCGACGTTGGCCGACCGTCGTTGCGGGTGCTGGCGCGGGCGTCCTCGCCGTCGTCGCCACCGCGCCGTTTCCGGGATGGACGCGCTGGCCCGCGGTGGTCGGCGGAGCGGTGGGGGCCGGTCTCGTCGTGCGATTTCGGCCGGTCAAGCGGGTCCGGGACGACGCCCGCGCAGTGGAGAACCACCTGACCGACGCGCTCTATCTGGTCGGCAGGCGGGTGAGCGACGGCGCGTCGGTAGAGGCCGCAGTCGAGGACGCCGCGCCCGAGGTGGCGGGTCGGACCGGCGAGACGCTGGCGGCGGCCGCGGGCGTCCAGCGACGGCTTCGGGTCGGCGTCCGGGAGGCGTTTCTCGGCGACCACGGCGCGCTCGCCGACGTGCCGAGTCAGCAGGCCCGGAGCGCGGCCGCACTGCTCGCTGTCGCCGCCCGCGAGGGGAGACCGGCGGGACGCGCGGTGGTCTCGATGGCCGACCACGTGGACGACCTCCAGCGGGTCGAGCGCGAGGCCCGGCGCGAACTCGCAAGCGTGACCGGGACGCTCCGGAACACCGCCGCGGTGTTCGGTCCGCTGGTCGGCGGGGCCACGATTGCGCTCGCCGACGGGATGGCTCGGGGGACGCTCGGAGAACCGCTTCCGACTGCGGCGCTCGGTCTCGCCGTCGGCGGGTACGTCCTGCTGTTGGCCGCGATTCTGACCGCGCTGGCGACCGGACTGGAACGAGGATTCGACCGCGCGCTGGTCGGCTACCGGGTCGGGGTGGCGCTCCTGTCGGCCGTCGGGTCGTTCTTCGCGGGGTTCGTCGGGGTAGGGTTCGCGGCGTGA
- a CDS encoding ATPase, T2SS/T4P/T4SS family translates to MRNPLARLRDSDPDCACEPTFEADRLLLDAGNCPGAGDLATEPACRRTAVSALADRETRAVVTRTHHLERAYEGESAALLVAAGRFAERAAFYDRTLARRAERDPLGAARAAVGRAGPVGDIAAETGLAECARRVEDYDDALRPFVGPPIAKARVAAEPPPDATLAETRRLDTGATVRVYETERALRTYHLEPVEHTFSESALALLADAYRLLARGEIDPGERAPGRAVRRVADANADSAPDFAPDSGPTLDEPVEALAAALRKHTRGHGVLADFFADSSVSDVFATAPVGENPIRVTADGERMRTNVRLTDSGAQALASRFRRSSGRAFSRASPTLDATAKTRAGEVRVAGVTDPVSDGPGFAFRAHDTTPWTLPALVANRTLPASAAALLSLAAERAAAGLVAGPRGAGKTTLLSALCWELPAATRTVVIEDTPELPVSALQSGGRDVQPLRTTTGDGPGLDPADALRTALRLGEGALVVGEVRGEEAAVLYEAMRVGASGDAVLGTIHGDGGAGVRERVVSDLGVPASSFAATDLVVTLEAVSTPAGKRRRVKSVEEIVDGDRFESLFRLRDDGLAATGRIDRGNSALVAGLGESGDSYADVRAALRERETLLADLAGEGRTSPDAVVSAYADRREA, encoded by the coding sequence ATGCGAAATCCACTGGCGCGCTTGCGCGACTCGGACCCCGACTGCGCCTGCGAACCCACCTTCGAGGCCGACCGCCTCCTGCTCGACGCCGGAAACTGCCCCGGCGCGGGCGACTTGGCGACCGAACCGGCCTGCCGTCGGACGGCCGTCAGCGCCTTGGCCGACCGGGAGACCCGAGCGGTCGTGACCCGGACCCACCACCTCGAACGCGCCTACGAGGGCGAGTCGGCCGCGCTTCTCGTCGCGGCCGGGCGCTTTGCCGAGCGCGCGGCGTTCTACGACCGGACGCTCGCCCGGCGCGCCGAACGCGACCCGCTCGGGGCCGCACGCGCCGCGGTCGGACGCGCGGGACCGGTCGGCGACATCGCGGCCGAGACCGGACTCGCCGAGTGCGCTCGCCGCGTCGAGGACTACGACGACGCGCTCCGCCCCTTCGTCGGCCCGCCGATTGCGAAGGCCCGCGTCGCCGCCGAACCCCCGCCGGACGCGACCCTCGCCGAGACGCGCCGACTCGACACGGGCGCGACGGTCAGGGTTTACGAAACCGAGCGCGCGCTCCGGACCTACCACCTCGAACCCGTCGAACACACCTTCTCGGAGTCGGCGCTCGCGCTTCTCGCCGACGCCTACCGACTCCTCGCCCGCGGTGAAATCGACCCCGGCGAGCGCGCGCCCGGCAGGGCAGTCCGGCGGGTCGCGGACGCGAACGCCGATTCCGCCCCCGACTTCGCCCCCGATTCCGGCCCCACCCTCGACGAACCGGTCGAAGCGCTCGCCGCGGCGCTCCGCAAGCACACCCGCGGCCACGGCGTCCTCGCGGACTTCTTCGCCGACTCTTCGGTCTCGGACGTGTTCGCCACCGCGCCGGTCGGCGAGAACCCGATTCGCGTGACGGCCGACGGCGAGCGCATGCGGACCAACGTCCGCCTCACCGACTCGGGCGCGCAAGCCCTCGCCTCGCGCTTCCGGCGCTCCAGCGGCCGGGCCTTCTCACGGGCGTCCCCGACGCTCGACGCGACCGCGAAGACGAGAGCAGGCGAAGTCCGGGTCGCGGGCGTCACCGACCCCGTGAGCGACGGGCCGGGATTCGCGTTCCGCGCACACGACACCACGCCGTGGACCCTTCCGGCGCTCGTCGCCAACCGGACCCTTCCGGCGTCCGCGGCGGCCCTGCTCTCGCTCGCCGCCGAACGCGCCGCGGCCGGACTCGTCGCAGGACCCCGCGGCGCGGGCAAGACCACCCTGCTGAGCGCGCTCTGCTGGGAACTCCCCGCGGCGACCCGAACCGTCGTCATCGAGGACACACCCGAACTCCCGGTCTCGGCGCTCCAGTCCGGCGGTCGGGACGTGCAACCGCTCCGGACGACGACCGGCGACGGGCCGGGTCTCGACCCCGCCGACGCGCTCCGGACCGCGCTCCGACTGGGGGAAGGCGCACTCGTCGTCGGCGAAGTCCGCGGCGAGGAGGCCGCGGTCCTCTACGAGGCGATGCGCGTCGGCGCGAGCGGCGACGCGGTTCTCGGCACCATCCACGGCGACGGCGGCGCGGGCGTCCGCGAGCGGGTCGTCTCGGACCTCGGGGTCCCCGCCTCGTCGTTCGCCGCGACCGACCTCGTGGTGACGCTCGAAGCCGTCTCGACGCCCGCGGGCAAGCGCCGCCGGGTGAAGTCGGTCGAGGAAATCGTGGACGGCGACCGGTTCGAGAGCCTATTTCGCCTCCGAGACGACGGACTCGCGGCCACGGGCCGCATCGACCGCGGGAACAGCGCGCTCGTCGCCGGACTCGGAGAGTCCGGCGACTCCTACGCCGACGTGCGCGCGGCCCTCCGGGAGCGCGAGACCCTGCTCGCGGACCTCGCAGGCGAGGGCCGGACGAGTCCGGACGCGGTGGTGTCGGCCTACGCCGACCGGAGGGAAGCGTGA
- a CDS encoding DUF7311 family protein: MLRVVIAVALAAALVAAVTPALEDARATRTERLTERELGRLERAAATLANEESPGARRTLALSFPAESPTATPLAFVSLGGLPGNESTAADTAVSDVFAFRVAGDPRRVRRAETDLRVVRDGRVTTDDRALVLGGGESYTVTLRLVRRGGRRTVIVSI; this comes from the coding sequence GTGTTGCGGGTGGTCATCGCCGTCGCGCTAGCGGCGGCGCTGGTCGCGGCCGTCACGCCCGCGCTCGAAGACGCGCGAGCGACCCGGACCGAGCGCCTCACGGAGCGCGAACTCGGCCGCCTCGAAAGGGCCGCGGCCACGCTCGCCAACGAGGAGTCCCCCGGCGCGCGCCGGACGCTCGCGCTGTCGTTTCCCGCGGAGTCGCCGACGGCGACTCCGCTGGCGTTCGTCTCGCTCGGCGGACTGCCGGGGAACGAATCGACCGCGGCCGACACCGCCGTCAGCGACGTGTTCGCCTTCCGGGTCGCTGGCGACCCCCGACGCGTCCGCCGCGCCGAGACCGACCTGCGCGTCGTCCGCGACGGACGAGTCACGACCGACGACCGGGCGCTCGTCCTCGGCGGCGGCGAGAGCTATACGGTGACGCTCCGACTGGTCCGCCGGGGCGGGCGTCGGACAGTAATCGTGTCCATCTAG
- a CDS encoding DUF7310 family coiled-coil domain-containing protein has protein sequence MSRPDGFDQRLRAVERALTDGDSDLTDLSDAAELTREVQRLTARLDDVEDRLDELDAATQALRGYVGNVRGVNETVERRADAALAKAEALEAELDSGERRDDADERASRTTDSGDWRLRSDRPETDSGVGDLRAGDGGFEGDADDSEADTDADSDTGLLARIAESL, from the coding sequence ATGTCCCGCCCAGATGGATTCGACCAGCGACTCCGCGCCGTGGAGCGCGCACTGACCGACGGCGACAGCGACCTGACCGACCTCTCGGACGCCGCGGAACTGACCCGCGAAGTCCAACGACTGACCGCACGACTCGACGACGTAGAGGACCGCCTCGACGAACTCGACGCCGCGACACAGGCGCTCCGGGGCTACGTCGGCAACGTCAGAGGGGTCAACGAGACCGTCGAGCGTCGCGCCGACGCCGCGCTTGCGAAGGCCGAGGCGCTCGAAGCGGAACTCGACTCGGGCGAGCGACGGGACGACGCCGACGAGCGAGCGAGTCGAACGACCGACTCCGGCGACTGGCGACTCCGCTCGGACCGACCGGAGACCGATTCCGGAGTCGGCGACCTCCGCGCTGGCGACGGTGGTTTCGAAGGTGACGCCGACGATTCGGAGGCCGACACCGATGCCGATTCCGACACCGGCCTGCTCGCCCGCATCGCGGAGTCGCTGTAG
- a CDS encoding tubulin/FtsZ family protein — protein sequence MKVVLIGVGQAGGKLTQRLAEYDQQMGFGAVQGAIAVNSAKTDLRELDLDTVLVGQDRVKGHGVGGDNELGAEVMQSDATEVMDALDGRITAQAEAIFVVAGLGGGTGSGGAPVLAHELNRVYEIPVYGLGVLPGRGEGAMYQANAGRSLKTLVREADATLLIDNDAWHTSGESMGEAFDKINQNIAQRVGLLFASGEAVEGVGESVVDSSEVINTLRSGGIATLGFASAEASEDAEENINTVTSTTRRALLSNLSLPNAVEADSGLLVVAGQPETIPRKGVERARKWLEEETDSLQVRGGDFPLDSGRLASLVLLGGVERSERIEEFLERAKEASKEAEKPEQDPAEQFRSDELEDLI from the coding sequence ATGAAAGTCGTCCTGATTGGTGTCGGACAGGCCGGGGGGAAACTCACCCAGCGACTGGCCGAGTACGACCAGCAGATGGGATTCGGCGCAGTACAGGGAGCCATCGCGGTGAATTCGGCGAAAACCGACCTCCGAGAACTCGACCTCGATACCGTCCTCGTGGGTCAGGACCGCGTGAAGGGCCACGGCGTCGGCGGTGACAACGAACTCGGCGCTGAAGTGATGCAGAGTGACGCGACCGAGGTGATGGACGCTTTGGACGGTCGCATCACCGCCCAAGCCGAGGCCATCTTCGTGGTCGCCGGTCTCGGCGGTGGCACGGGGTCGGGCGGTGCGCCGGTCCTCGCGCACGAACTCAACCGCGTCTACGAGATTCCGGTGTACGGACTCGGCGTCCTGCCGGGCCGGGGCGAAGGCGCGATGTATCAGGCCAACGCCGGGCGCTCGCTCAAGACCCTCGTCCGAGAGGCCGACGCGACCCTCCTCATCGACAACGACGCGTGGCACACCTCCGGCGAGAGCATGGGCGAGGCGTTCGACAAAATCAACCAGAACATCGCCCAGCGCGTCGGCCTACTCTTCGCCTCGGGCGAGGCGGTCGAAGGCGTCGGCGAGAGCGTCGTGGACTCGAGCGAGGTCATCAACACCCTCCGGTCGGGGGGCATCGCCACGCTCGGGTTCGCCAGCGCCGAGGCCAGCGAGGACGCCGAAGAGAACATCAACACCGTCACTTCCACGACTCGCCGCGCCCTCCTCAGCAACCTCAGCCTCCCGAACGCGGTTGAGGCCGACTCGGGACTGCTGGTCGTGGCCGGGCAACCCGAGACCATCCCGCGCAAGGGTGTCGAGCGCGCCCGGAAGTGGCTCGAAGAGGAGACGGACAGTCTACAGGTCCGCGGCGGGGACTTCCCACTGGACAGCGGTCGTCTCGCGTCGCTCGTCCTCCTCGGTGGCGTCGAACGCTCCGAGCGAATCGAGGAGTTCCTCGAACGCGCCAAGGAAGCGAGCAAGGAGGCCGAGAAACCGGAGCAAGACCCGGCCGAGCAGTTCCGAAGCGACGAACTGGAAGACCTGATTTAG
- a CDS encoding MarR family transcriptional regulator, whose product MADTNTDPTTLTIRVQSAESFFEDALADLERLEPDEEVEERHVLSLPDEEALDRVLNPKNLALLRTTLNQDPASVRELARLVGRDVKNVSTAINELAELGVVELVRDGRAKRPVVWYDEIEVRYALRDPDSDSTGRTTGLS is encoded by the coding sequence ATGGCCGACACAAACACCGACCCCACGACGTTGACGATTCGCGTCCAGTCGGCCGAATCGTTCTTCGAGGACGCACTTGCCGACCTCGAACGACTCGAACCCGACGAGGAAGTTGAGGAGAGACACGTGCTCAGTTTGCCGGACGAGGAAGCACTCGACCGCGTGTTGAACCCCAAGAATTTAGCGTTGCTTCGGACGACACTCAACCAAGACCCTGCGAGCGTCCGCGAACTCGCTCGTCTCGTCGGCCGAGATGTCAAGAACGTCTCGACGGCTATCAACGAACTCGCCGAACTCGGCGTCGTCGAACTCGTACGTGACGGTCGGGCGAAACGACCCGTCGTCTGGTACGACGAAATCGAGGTCAGATACGCACTCCGCGACCCGGATTCGGACTCGACGGGCCGGACGACCGGTCTCTCGTAG
- a CDS encoding transcription initiation factor IIB, whose product MTRSTRQRERQAEAEQTEDESEGVRECPECNSDNLVKSSDRAELVCEDCGLVVEEEQIDPGPEWRAFNHQERQEKSRVGAPTTQTMHDKGLTTTIDWKDKDAYGRSISSKKRSQMHRLRKWQERIRTKDAGERNLQFALSEIDRMASALGVPRSVREVASVIYRRALKEDLIRGRSIEGVATSALYAACRKEGIPRSLEEISEVSRVERKEIGRTYRYISQELGLEMKPVDPKKYVPRFCSELELSEEVQTKANEIIETTAEEGLLSGKSPTGYAAAAIYAASLLCNEKKTQREVADVAQVTEVTIRNRYQEQIEAMGIHS is encoded by the coding sequence ATGACACGGTCCACTCGCCAGCGGGAGCGCCAAGCCGAGGCGGAGCAAACGGAGGACGAGTCAGAGGGTGTACGGGAATGCCCCGAATGTAACTCTGACAACCTCGTTAAGAGTTCCGACAGGGCGGAACTCGTGTGTGAAGACTGCGGACTCGTCGTCGAGGAGGAGCAGATAGACCCCGGTCCTGAGTGGCGCGCGTTCAACCATCAGGAGCGCCAAGAGAAGTCGCGCGTCGGTGCCCCGACCACCCAGACGATGCACGACAAGGGCCTGACGACGACTATCGACTGGAAGGACAAAGACGCCTACGGCCGGTCCATCTCCTCGAAGAAGCGCAGTCAGATGCACCGTCTGCGCAAGTGGCAGGAGCGCATCCGGACGAAGGACGCGGGCGAGCGCAACCTCCAGTTCGCACTCAGTGAAATCGACCGCATGGCCTCGGCACTCGGCGTCCCGCGGTCGGTCCGCGAGGTGGCGAGCGTCATCTATCGGCGCGCGCTCAAGGAGGACTTGATTCGGGGACGCTCCATCGAGGGCGTCGCCACCTCCGCGCTCTACGCCGCCTGTCGAAAGGAGGGCATCCCGCGAAGCCTCGAAGAAATCTCGGAAGTATCGCGCGTCGAACGAAAGGAAATCGGGCGAACCTACCGCTACATCTCCCAAGAACTCGGCTTGGAGATGAAACCGGTGGACCCCAAGAAGTACGTCCCGCGATTCTGCTCTGAACTCGAACTCAGCGAAGAAGTCCAGACCAAGGCCAACGAAATTATCGAGACCACGGCCGAGGAGGGGCTTCTCTCCGGCAAGTCGCCGACCGGATACGCCGCCGCCGCCATCTACGCGGCCTCCCTGCTCTGCAACGAGAAGAAGACCCAGCGCGAAGTCGCCGATGTCGCACAGGTGACGGAAGTCACCATCCGGAACCGGTATCAGGAACAAATCGAGGCGATGGGCATCCACAGCTAA